Genomic window (Pseudomonadota bacterium):
CCGGGATGTATGCGAAATCAGATATTCAGACATTTCTTGATGAACTGAGGGTTTTAGTCTCATTCATAGAAAAGCAGGTTGAAACAGCCCCGGAGATTGTATCGGTGAAACAAACAGATAAGAAGCCTGTTCCGCAGGTGTAACAGGGTGCTTTCGGCTAATATAGCTGCCCTTACCCTAAATGGTAAGAGTTAGCGGTTGATCTGATGAGAAGGGTAGAGAAAATCCTTAAGAGCAAGGATTAACTAAAAAATGCGGTTGTTAAGTTCTTATCTATGTTTTAATTATTACCATTTGCAACCTTGTAGTCTTTGCAGAAATCAATTTTATTTAGTATAGGAAGTTAGGTACAGTTATGAGTGACAATTTCAATTTTATTTTCCTTCGGCGCTTGCTTAACGATATATTCCAATCTCATTGCCTCAGATTTACTCATCATAGATGATGTTGCAATAAGGCTGAAAGGTAAATGTGCCCTTACGTGTTTGCTTCCCTTTCCAGACTTGTAAGCCTCAAGCCTCTTTTCAAGATTATTAGTTACACCACAGTATAGTGTGTTTTCGTTGCATTTCAGGAGATATACAAGCCAGTTATCCATTTATAATTTTGCTTCTTGTCTCCTCAAACCACTGTTCTATTGTTTTCTTGATCTGGATCTTGCCGACAACATCTCCATTATCATTATAGAAGACGGCATAAGATGTACCATCCTAATCTAAAATCTTCATCTGATTTTTTTCCTGGTCGGTATCAGGCAATTAGTATCTCACTTTTAATTGTTCTGAATGCTCCTTGTGCTTCAGGAAATTACCTATAAAGTTCTTAAGCATAACCGTAATAATACCTTCCCGGCTGCCCCTGATAATCCTTTTCGTATCGTTTACAAACCTATTTACCCCACGCAACATTATATCTGAATAAATTACTTCCTCATTCTTATCAACCACGAAAGTAACAAATGGAACATCTGAAGCTCATCCGTGGAACTCCGATGTCATCTGTGTAGACAACGGCAGCGAGTTTGTGTCAAGATCAATAGACAAGTGGGCATATGATAACGGGGTAAAATTGAGTTTCTCAATGCCGGGAAAGCCTGTAGATAATGCGTTTATAGAATCCTTTAACGGGAGCTTCAGGAATGAATGCCTCAATGTAAACTGGTTTTTATCTATCGAAGATGCAAGGGAGAAGATTGAAAACTGGCGGAAGGATTATAATGGGTTCAGACCTCACAGTTCCCTTGAGAATATGACACCCGATGAATTTGCAGAATGCAGCCTCCGGAGAGTGGCTTGAAGGCCGGAAGACTAACATTAAGGGCTGACCAGTTTTTGGGGAGCGGTTATCGAATACAAAACCTCTAAACTGGAGTTGTGCTAAAGAAGGGGTGCGGTCAGAATAGGTAAAATGTGTTGTTAAAATATCTTTTTTATTTAAATGCAATAATAATTACAAACTCTTTTAACTTAATATAGAAGACCCCGATGGTCTTTTAATTCAGATAATTATTCAGTTTCTGATAACTGCGAAAATCTGAATCTATAAAACATGCACTAATTTTAGTCTCTACCTCATCACCATTTATTGTACACGCATTACATTTGAAATTTACAGGTGTTTTTTCATTGGGCAATACAAAATGCAAATCAAAAGTCAGTGAAGAATCATCTTCAATTATTTCAAAATCATTCCCTTTGGGGATAGAAACTCTGATTCCTCCTGCAGAAATATCAACGATAATACCAGGCTGAAGGTTTTGCTTGTTTGTATCCGGTATGGAGATGTACGCAGGAATACTTACTTGCTTCCTGGGATTACGACGTCTTTCCTTTTTCCCCTCCAGTATCATATTTTGAGACTTTAAGTAATCATAAAGAATTGTTTCAATTGATGACGATAGAGACCTTCTCTGGCTTGCAGCATAATGCTCAATAGCAATGCGTAATTCTTCACTAGTCCTGAAACAAATGAGATAGTCTTTTTTCATTTATCACCCATTATTATATAGTATTTTTTAACTTTCATTAATTATCTCATTAATGTACAAATAAATAAATAAAAATCTTATTAATTTTAAACCAAAATCTCAAATTTTAAATATTTTTCTGAATATTTTCTCCATCTATTGTAATTAACATTGTTCTAAATTAACTTTTAATTTTTAATATGTATGTAGGATAAGTACGATATGTTGTGTAGGATATGTCATACAATGTTATTCTTTTAAACTTACATTGTTTGAAGATTCTTGTAGGATTCTCAAATTATGGATTAAAATGGACTGTGGACATCTTACAACATAAATCGGATATTGTTTTTGTAACTATTTGATATCATAATGCTAATTATTATTTCAGCCCCTGTAAGTAAGATTGTAGATTGGTCTTCTTGTTATTTAAGCCAATTTTTTTTCTTATCTTGTTTCTGTGGGCATCAATAGCACATGGCGACACACCCATAATCTCGGCTATCTCCTTGGTTGATTTCTTATCTCTTATAAGTGACACTACCTCTATCTCTTTAGGGGTGAAATTAAACTGACTTACCATGCTCAGGAATGGGGAGATAACATTTTTAAGGTTGGTCTCCATAATGTCCAGGTAAGCCTTTTGCTCAGCATCAAGTCGATGCTTTTGTATCTTTTCAGTATAAGGCAGCACAAGGGTTTTTACATTGGAAACAAATTTTTCCTCAAGAGCTTTTCTATCTGTCTCCATCTGCTTTAGCAATACTCTAAGAGCAATATTCAATTCTTCA
Coding sequences:
- a CDS encoding PilZ domain-containing protein, with translation MKKDYLICFRTSEELRIAIEHYAASQRRSLSSSIETILYDYLKSQNMILEGKKERRRNPRKQVSIPAYISIPDTNKQNLQPGIIVDISAGGIRVSIPKGNDFEIIEDDSSLTFDLHFVLPNEKTPVNFKCNACTINGDEVETKISACFIDSDFRSYQKLNNYLN
- a CDS encoding GIY-YIG nuclease family protein gives rise to the protein MDNWLVYLLKCNENTLYCGVTNNLEKRLEAYKSGKGSKHVRAHLPFSLIATSSMMSKSEAMRLEYIVKQAPKENKIEIVTHNCT